A window of Bacteroidota bacterium genomic DNA:
ACTTCAGTTAAAACCTTAGCAGGTGTTATTGACCGGGACATCAATAATACAGAAGAGTTTGCTAAATCCGTAAAGGGAGTTTCGGGCGCAGCATCGAACCTCACCGGCGCATACAATAAAGTTGCTGAAAGCATCAACAATGATATCTCGGCAACAGACGAATACATCAAGAGCGTAAAAAGTGCAACCGCATCAGCACAGGATATGGCCAAGAAATATGCACAGAGTGCAGAATCACTTGCCAAATCAGCCGAAGCAATCAACTTCTCAGGCGTTGACGGAAAAAGTTACGGTGAACAAATCCAGAGAATCTCGAAGAACCTTTCAGAACTCAATTCTATCTATGAATTGCAGCTCAAAGGAACCTCCGACCAGCTCAGCAAATCTAACAAGATGCAGGAGAGCATGGACAAATTCCTTGGTAACCTGAACGATTCCGTTGAGAGCACCGCCAAATACAAAGACCAGGTAGCCGTTTTGGCAAAGAACATTGCAGCCCTGAATCAGGTATATGGTAATATGCTGGCAGCAATGAACGTCAAAACAAATTAATAGTTCAATTACTAACAATTAAATTCTAATTGAAGTAACATTATGGGATCAAGTAATTGTCCGGAAACCCCCCGGCAAAGAATGATAGGGATGATGTACCTGGTGTTGACTGCTCTTCTGGCTCTGAATGTGTCTAAGGAAATTCTCGATTCGTTTCTTATTGTGAACGAGAGTCTTGTGATTACGAATGAGAATTTCACCAAGAAGATAGAAGGCAACTACGCCGCTTTTTCCAAAGCTCTGGCTTTAAGTAAAGCCAAAGTTCAACCATACTATGATAAAGCCATGCAGGCCAAGGCAATTTCAAAAGATATGGTTGATTTCATTAATAAATGTAAAGCCGATATTATTTCTCTCGAAGGAGGTATTCCTGTAGCTGAAGCCGATACTATCAATATACGTAATGTCAGCGCCAGAGATAAATATGATCAGGCAACTCACTATTTCATTGGCGAATCCCAAGACGGTAGCGCCGGACAGGCAGGAGCACTCAAAATAAAAATTCAGGAATTCAAAAAGAAAATGCTGGATTTGATTGATCCTAAATACCGCAATACCCTAAAACTGGGTTTGAATGTTGAAGGCCCTTTCTACGGTGCTGACGGCGAAAAACACACCTGGGAGATGCATAACTTCTACCATACTATTATGGCTGCCGATGTTGTTATTCTTAATAAACTCATCGCTGAAGTGAAAAATGCCGAATTTGATGTGGTTGCACAACTTTATACTGCTATCAATGTTGAAGACTTCAAATTTGACCAGATTGGCGCGAAAGTAGTGCCGAAATCTACTTACGTGCTCACAGGCGAAAGCTTTGAAGCAGATATTTTTGTGGCTGCATATGATACAAAACAAACACCGGAGATTATTGTTGGTTCAGCGGTTGATTCAAATACTTATGAAATCAGCGGCGAAAAAATCACTGTTGAAGGTGTCAATGGTGTTGGTAAACTGAAACTCGGTGCCGGCGGCATTGGTGTAAGAACCTATGGTGGCGTTATTAACGTAACAAACCCAAGCGGTGGTACAAAATCTTACCCTTTCAGCGGCGAGTATGTAGTAGCACAGCCTTCTGCAACCATTTCTCCGACCAAAATGAACGTGTTCTATATTGGTGTTCCGAACCCGGTTTCTATTTCTGTTCCCGGCGTTGCAAATGCTAATGTCAGAGTAACCATTACCGGTGGTGGTGGATCAATAGCCAAAGCTGCCGGCGACGGACAGTACACGGTTACTGTTACTACACCAACAACTGCAGCATCTATGTGTAAAGTTACGGTGTCGGCAGCTATGGGCGGCAGTACACGAAGTATGGGAAGCATGGACTTTCGCGTAAAACGCGTTCCTGATCCCGTTGCATACATTGCCGGAACCAAAGGCGGCCCAGTGAGCAAAGGCGCTCTGATGGCTTCACCACTGATTCCGAGAATGGAAAACTTCGATTTTGACTTGCAATTTACCATCATTTCTTTCTCTCTTACAATGAGCAAACAAGGTGACCTTGTAACAAAACAAACCACCGGCAACCAGCTCTCGGCTGAAATGAAATCAATGATTCAGAATGCAGGCAAAAATCAAAAAGTATATATTGAAGATATTAAGGCCAAAGGTCCTGACGGCTCTACCCGTAATTTAGGTACCATCAGTCTTAAGATCATCTAATAAAAACACTTAATCCTTTAATAAAGGAGGTTATATGAAAAAACTTTTGGCAGTGCTTTCGATAACAGGATGCTTTCTCCTGCTTCTGCAGAGCGCCCATGCGCAAAACAATAACACCCCGCGCGATGGTGTGTATGATAAAGTTCATATTGGTCAGCGGGAGCCCGTTCCTTATCCTTCACTCAGGGAAGCCGATGTGATGTGGTCGAAAAGAATTTGGCGCGTCATTGACATGAGACAAAAGATGAACCTCCCCATGTTTTACCCTATTGAGGAAATGGCCGGTCGTAAAAGTCTGATGCAGATTATTTATGGTGCAGTAAAAGAAGGCTCAATACATGCTTATGATGCAGGTAACGAGGAATTCCTGACACTACTTGCTCCCGATGTTCTGCTGAAATCTCTTGATAAGCAAGATACAATGAAACTTACAAGAGCTGAGCCGCCTTACGATGAATATGATTCTGTTATTTCGAACCCTTTCAGAGCTTCTGATGTATATCTTATCAGGGTGAAGGAAGACTGGTTCTTCGATAAACAACGTTCCGTAATGGATGTACGTATTTTGGGTCTGTGTCCGATTCTTGAGGATTATGACGTGGTTACCGGCGAATTCAGAGGCTATAAGCCATTGTTCTGGGTTTATTTTCCGGAATGCCGCCAGATATTTGCCAAAAACGACGTGTTCAATAAATGGAATGATGCAGAACGCAGATCGTATGACGACATTTTTATGAAACGAATGTTCGGCAGCTATATCTACAAAGAAAGCAACGTATATGACCGCAGGGTTATTCAATATGCCAAAGGCATGGATGGCTTGCTTGAAGCTGACCGCATAAAAGGGGAGCTGTTCCGCATGGAACATGACCTCTGGGAATACTAGAATTAAAAAAAAACCGGCATCTGCCGGTTTTTTTTTGCCCGTATTATACACAAGAGTTTTTCTCCATTTGCATTCATTTTAATTGAAGCTGTTAATATCGCGCTGTTAAAACTTTTATCATCATTGCTGCGTTAAACATAAAATATTATTCTATTTTCGCTGTATAGGATTTGGCTATGGCAGAACGTTGGAAAAAAATATCGTTTAAGGGTTGGCGGAAATTACTCATTTCCCTGTATTCGGTATTTTTTATTTGCCTGGTATTGCTCATGTTTCCCTTTGCAAGCAGCCAGAATCAAAGCCAAAAAGACAAGCTTCTCGATAAAAAGAAGCAAATTGAATCCGAAATAGAATACTATAAACAGCTGCTTTCCGACACCAAAAAATCAAAAGAGCTTTCGCTGAATCAGGTGAACCTGCTTAAAAATAAAATATCAAAACGCGAAGACCTGATTGATGAGATAAATTCAGAAGTTGGACTTATTGACCAACAGATAAGTGAGAATAATCAAGAGATTCAGAAGCATCAGGAAAATTTGCAGGTGCTTAAAGATGAATATGCCCGAATGATTTATAACGCTTATAAAAGCCGTCACGCCTACACACGACTGATGTTTATTTTCGCTTCAGATGATTTTGACCAGGCATACCAGCGCCTGCGCTATTTTCAGCAATACAATGATTATCGCCGCAGGCAGGTAGAACTCATTGCTGAAACTCAGGGTCAGATAATTCTGAAAAATCAGGATCTCAAGCAGGAGAAGGAAAACAAGAACCAGTTGCTGCAATCAAATGAGCAGGAAAAAGAAAAACTTGCCCTCGAAAAAGCTGAAAAAGACAATGCTTTGAAAGGCCTTAAAAAGAAGGAATCGGAAATTAAAAAAGCGCTCAATGAAAAGAAGGCGGAAGCGGCTAAACTTAAAGGAAAAATTGAATCACTGATTTCTGAGGAAATCAATAAATCGGCCAGGAAAACGAATAAAACGGTAACGGCTACTACTACCGCGCGGACAGTGCTTACACCGGAAGAAAAGGTGCTGTCTGATAATTTCATCAGTAATAAAGGGAAACTGCCCTGGCCTGTTGAATCAGGCGTTATCAGCAGTTCTTTTGGTGAACATCCGCATGCGGTACTTGATGGTATTATGGTGAAAAATAATGGTATCGACATTGCAACCAAAAAAGGAAGTTCGGCAAGAGCGGTATTCAACGGCATTGTTACAAGCATCATTGTTATTACAAATACGAATAAAGCAGTGCTTATCCGCCATGGCGATTACTTTACTGTCTACTCTAATCTTGAATCGGTAAGTGTGAGCAAAGGTCAGAATGTTAGTACGAAACAACGCATTGGAACGGTATATACCGGCGATTCTGACGGGAAAACAGAACTTCATTTTGAAGTTTGGGAAGGAAAGCTCTTGTGTAATCCTGCCATTTGGCTTGCAGGACGGTAGTCCGTTGCATTTATAGCAGTCTTTTCAGATTATTATCCGGATTGATTAAATCATTAAACGCATGTTATTATGAATACAACTCCTAAAGCATTGCTCGTTGGAGCTTCGGGGCTCATCGGAAAACAGTGTCTCAATCTGCTTTTATCGGATCCGTATTATTCGGAAGTAGAAATATGGGTGCGCAAAAGCCTTTCAGTTTCCCATCCTAAACTTAAGGAAACGATCATTGATTTTGATACAATGGAGGCACAGACAACTGAAGCAAGAAGCCTATTCTGCTGTTTGGGCACGACTATTAAAAGAGCCGGTTCCCAGCAGGCATTTGTTAAAGTAGATCATGATTACGTGATGAGTTTGGCCAAGGTTGCCAAAAAATCAGGCGCACACAATTTTCTTGTAATATCATCAATCGGGGCAAATTCGGCTTCAGGAAATTTTTACCTGCGAACCAAAGGAACAATGGAAGATGATTTAAAAACTGCCGGCATTCCGGCGGTGAGCATTCTCCGACCATCATTTCTAATGGGTCACCGCGACGAGAAACGCACCGGAGAGGCCATTGCAAAAGTTATAATGAGCATCTTCGGCTTTTTAATGGTCGGCGGATTGAGGAAATACAGGGGCATCCGCGATACCGTTGTTGCAAAAGCAATGATTCATCTCTCAAAACAAGAATTGACCGGGTTTAATATTGTTGAATCAGGCATTTTACAAGGATTGGGAAGAGAGACTTCTGAACAGGGCTGATTTATTTATTGGACAAAAAGAATTCTGCCGTAATTTTACGGTAAGTTTCAATCAAAGCATAATATGGCTATTCTGAATTCTGTTTTATCGTGGCTGATGAAGAAAAGGATGCATCAGATCGAGCTTTTTCTGATGTACCCCGTTGATGTGCAGCAGGAATGGCTGAGGCGATTGATGCTGTCGGCAAAAGAAACGGAATGGGGTTTAAAATATGATTACTTCTCGATTACGCGCCCTTCACAATTTAGGGAACGGGTGCCTGTAAGTACTTACGAAGAAATAAAACCCTACATTGACCGTGTGAGACGCGGTGAGCAGAATATTCTCTGGCCTCAGGATATTAAATGGTTTGCAAAAAGCTCGGGGACTACCGGCGATAAAAGTAAGTATATTCCGGTTAGCGAAGATTCTGTTGAAGAATGCCATTTTAAAGGCGGTAAAGACCTTCTTACCATTTATTGCACCCTGTACCCCGAAACACGTATTTTCGACGGTAAAGGGCTTATGCTGGGTGGTAGTCACAGTGCCGGAGAATATGGCAATGAAGTTTACTATGGCGACCTTTCAGCTATTTTGATGCAAAATATGCCATTCTGGGCACAGTACATCCGTACACCCGAACTGAGTGTTGCCCTGATGGATGAATGGGAAGAAAAAATAGACCTGATGGCAGAGCTTACCATCAAGGAAAATGTTACCAATATTTCGGGCGTTCCTTCATGGACACTCGTGCTGCTGCAACGAATCCTTCAGGTTACCGGCAAGAATAATATTCTGGAAGTATGGCCGGGACTTGAAGTGTATTTTCACGGAGGCGTTTCTCTGACACCCTACCGCGAACAGTTTCACAGGCTGCTGCCCGGCAGCCAGGTTGCTTATATTGAAACATACAATGCCTCGGAAGGGTTCTTCGGGTTGCAGGACAGGATTGGTGCCGATGATATGCTGCTGATGCTTGATTATGGCGTGTATTACGAGTTTATGCCACTTGACCAGCTTGGACTTGCGTTTCCGAAAACACTCGGGCTCGACGAAGTAAGCCTGCACACCAATTATGCCTTGATTATTTCAACCAACAGCGGTCTGTGGCGCTATCTTATCGGCGATACCATACAGTTCACTTCACTCGATCCGTTTCGTATCCGCATTACCGGAAGGACCAAAAATTTCATAAATGTATATGGTGAGGAACTGATGATTGATAATGCAGATATGGCGCTGGACACTGCCTGTAAAAAGACCGGCGCTTCTGTAAAAGAATATACCGCTGCCCCCGCAGCAAAAGCAGAAATTGGAGGCGCTGCGCATGAATGGGCTATTGAGTTTGTTGAAGTGCCACAAAATCTGGGATATTTTACAGAAGTATTCGACAACGCTCTGAAAGCCTTGAACTCCGACTATGAAGCAAAACGATACAAAAACATGGTGCTTCACGAGCCTTTGATAACGGTACTTCCCGAAGGCTCTTTTTATAACTGGATGAAACATAAAGGAAAGCTGGGTGGCCAAAATAAAGTACCACGCCTGTACAATGACCGCCGATATATTGACGACCTGCTGATGATTGTTATTAATAAAGTCGGATTATGAAAGGAACTTCCAGAAAAATATTCTTAAGCGTTATGCTGCTTGTCGCGATGCTTTCGGCAAGCGGGCAGAACGGATGGCAGTTTATAGATTCAATCCCTGCTAAAGGCGATTATATTATTTCTGATGAACTCGGTTTCGTATATCTGATAAACGGAAATCAGGTAAGCCGTTACGACATGTATGGAAATCTTACCGGAACCTACTGTAAGCTCATCGACGGTCCAATAACCTGCGCAGATGCCAGCGATCCGCTCAAAATACTTCTTTTTTATAATGACTATGGCCGGATAAAATTTTTAGATAAAACGATGTCGGCTCAGGGAAGCGATATCAGTCTGGCGCCTCTGGGTTTTCAGTCGGCAAGTCTTGCATGCCTGTCATACCAGAACGCTTTTTGGATATATGATCCCTCATCGGTGCAATTGGTGCGGTTTACCAATGCCTTGCAGCAAGACCAGATTACCGGAAATATCAACCAGATTACAGGTTTCGAAATTCATCCCAATGCCTTGTTTGAAGCGGGCAATACGGTGTATCTGAAAGATACTGCGCGGGGCATTCTGATGTTTGACCGCTATGGAGCCTATTTGCGCTGCCTGCCATTCCTGAAGGTGAAATGGTTTACGGTAAAGGATGATAATCTCATTTTTTTAACGGGCAATGAGTTGCATAGCTACAACATGAAATCAAAAGAGGAAGCAATATCCATGCTGCCAATAACCGATATTGCATCGGTGGCATACGAAAACGGAATGCTCTTCGCCCTGAAAAGGGGAAGTTTATACATTTATTCGGTAAAAAAGTAATTTATTTCAGCTCTACCAGCACCTCGTTTTTGGGAACGCGTTCGCCAACCTTCACATTCACTTTTGCAACAACACCATTGAAGGGGGCGAGAATCTCGTTAATCATTTTCATGGCTTCCAATCCCACAAGTTTATCGCCTTTTTTTACTTTCTGACCCGGTTTCACATATACACTCTGTATGGTACCGGGAATAAAAGCCAAAAGCAATTTAGGATTCGTAGGCTCATAGTGCTTGCGTTCCCTGAATTTTTTTGTCAGAAGGGTTTTATAGCGGGTATCCTGCACATACAGTATTTCCCAGGGGATATTTTCTTGTTGTTCTTCCATTCAATGTTTGATTAAAATGGCGGGATACCATGTTTTTTATACGGTCTGGTTTCGGTTTTCTGTGCCGAAATATCCATAGCATGAATGATATACTGCCTTGTTTTATTCGGTTCAATTACAGCATCAACATAACCGTATGCTGCTGCTACGTATGGGTTCGCGAATTTTTCGCGATACTCGTTCACTTTTTTCTTACGCATTTCTTCCGGATTCTCGGCATTGATAATCTCTGTACGGAAGAT
This region includes:
- the gldL gene encoding gliding motility protein GldL, with product MSKLYGWGAAVVIIGALFKINHYPGANMILIIGLGTEACIFFFSAFEPMHVEYDWSLVYPELAGMEDLDKPEKGSKKSLSLTQELDKMLDEAKIGPALIQSLGEGMKNLSENANRLGGVADAAVATDGYITNMNQASTSVKTLAGVIDRDINNTEEFAKSVKGVSGAASNLTGAYNKVAESINNDISATDEYIKSVKSATASAQDMAKKYAQSAESLAKSAEAINFSGVDGKSYGEQIQRISKNLSELNSIYELQLKGTSDQLSKSNKMQESMDKFLGNLNDSVESTAKYKDQVAVLAKNIAALNQVYGNMLAAMNVKTN
- the gldM gene encoding gliding motility protein GldM, with protein sequence MGSSNCPETPRQRMIGMMYLVLTALLALNVSKEILDSFLIVNESLVITNENFTKKIEGNYAAFSKALALSKAKVQPYYDKAMQAKAISKDMVDFINKCKADIISLEGGIPVAEADTINIRNVSARDKYDQATHYFIGESQDGSAGQAGALKIKIQEFKKKMLDLIDPKYRNTLKLGLNVEGPFYGADGEKHTWEMHNFYHTIMAADVVILNKLIAEVKNAEFDVVAQLYTAINVEDFKFDQIGAKVVPKSTYVLTGESFEADIFVAAYDTKQTPEIIVGSAVDSNTYEISGEKITVEGVNGVGKLKLGAGGIGVRTYGGVINVTNPSGGTKSYPFSGEYVVAQPSATISPTKMNVFYIGVPNPVSISVPGVANANVRVTITGGGGSIAKAAGDGQYTVTVTTPTTAASMCKVTVSAAMGGSTRSMGSMDFRVKRVPDPVAYIAGTKGGPVSKGALMASPLIPRMENFDFDLQFTIISFSLTMSKQGDLVTKQTTGNQLSAEMKSMIQNAGKNQKVYIEDIKAKGPDGSTRNLGTISLKII
- the gldN gene encoding gliding motility protein GldN — its product is MKKLLAVLSITGCFLLLLQSAHAQNNNTPRDGVYDKVHIGQREPVPYPSLREADVMWSKRIWRVIDMRQKMNLPMFYPIEEMAGRKSLMQIIYGAVKEGSIHAYDAGNEEFLTLLAPDVLLKSLDKQDTMKLTRAEPPYDEYDSVISNPFRASDVYLIRVKEDWFFDKQRSVMDVRILGLCPILEDYDVVTGEFRGYKPLFWVYFPECRQIFAKNDVFNKWNDAERRSYDDIFMKRMFGSYIYKESNVYDRRVIQYAKGMDGLLEADRIKGELFRMEHDLWEY
- a CDS encoding peptidoglycan DD-metalloendopeptidase family protein, yielding MAERWKKISFKGWRKLLISLYSVFFICLVLLMFPFASSQNQSQKDKLLDKKKQIESEIEYYKQLLSDTKKSKELSLNQVNLLKNKISKREDLIDEINSEVGLIDQQISENNQEIQKHQENLQVLKDEYARMIYNAYKSRHAYTRLMFIFASDDFDQAYQRLRYFQQYNDYRRRQVELIAETQGQIILKNQDLKQEKENKNQLLQSNEQEKEKLALEKAEKDNALKGLKKKESEIKKALNEKKAEAAKLKGKIESLISEEINKSARKTNKTVTATTTARTVLTPEEKVLSDNFISNKGKLPWPVESGVISSSFGEHPHAVLDGIMVKNNGIDIATKKGSSARAVFNGIVTSIIVITNTNKAVLIRHGDYFTVYSNLESVSVSKGQNVSTKQRIGTVYTGDSDGKTELHFEVWEGKLLCNPAIWLAGR
- a CDS encoding NAD(P)H-binding protein; the encoded protein is MNTTPKALLVGASGLIGKQCLNLLLSDPYYSEVEIWVRKSLSVSHPKLKETIIDFDTMEAQTTEARSLFCCLGTTIKRAGSQQAFVKVDHDYVMSLAKVAKKSGAHNFLVISSIGANSASGNFYLRTKGTMEDDLKTAGIPAVSILRPSFLMGHRDEKRTGEAIAKVIMSIFGFLMVGGLRKYRGIRDTVVAKAMIHLSKQELTGFNIVESGILQGLGRETSEQG
- a CDS encoding GH3 auxin-responsive promoter family protein; translation: MAILNSVLSWLMKKRMHQIELFLMYPVDVQQEWLRRLMLSAKETEWGLKYDYFSITRPSQFRERVPVSTYEEIKPYIDRVRRGEQNILWPQDIKWFAKSSGTTGDKSKYIPVSEDSVEECHFKGGKDLLTIYCTLYPETRIFDGKGLMLGGSHSAGEYGNEVYYGDLSAILMQNMPFWAQYIRTPELSVALMDEWEEKIDLMAELTIKENVTNISGVPSWTLVLLQRILQVTGKNNILEVWPGLEVYFHGGVSLTPYREQFHRLLPGSQVAYIETYNASEGFFGLQDRIGADDMLLMLDYGVYYEFMPLDQLGLAFPKTLGLDEVSLHTNYALIISTNSGLWRYLIGDTIQFTSLDPFRIRITGRTKNFINVYGEELMIDNADMALDTACKKTGASVKEYTAAPAAKAEIGGAAHEWAIEFVEVPQNLGYFTEVFDNALKALNSDYEAKRYKNMVLHEPLITVLPEGSFYNWMKHKGKLGGQNKVPRLYNDRRYIDDLLMIVINKVGL
- a CDS encoding biotin/lipoyl-containing protein, with the protein product MEEQQENIPWEILYVQDTRYKTLLTKKFRERKHYEPTNPKLLLAFIPGTIQSVYVKPGQKVKKGDKLVGLEAMKMINEILAPFNGVVAKVNVKVGERVPKNEVLVELK